A window from Citrus sinensis cultivar Valencia sweet orange chromosome 3, DVS_A1.0, whole genome shotgun sequence encodes these proteins:
- the LOC127900575 gene encoding receptor-like protein 56, which translates to MHGYRGCLETERTALLEIKRFFIAVRDTGYKDEILTSWVDDEMSDCCRWEQVKCVNATTRRVKELSLDGITLGANSGFLNLSMFLPFQELESLDLSYNSFYGVYEKEGICELKNLFELNFGGNKFEGHLPQCLNNLTHLKVLDVSSNKLSGILPSVIANLTSLEYLALYDNRFKGRLFSFYSLANLSKFEAFQLSMETDLLQVEIENCLPTFQLKVLSLPNCNLGAIPNFLLLQFNLKYLDLSHNKLAGNFPTWLLENNTKLELLYLVNNSFSGFQLTSAQHGLLSLDISSNSFTGELPQNMDIVLPKLVYMNVSKNSFEGNIPSSIGKMQGLRFLDVSNNNFAGELS; encoded by the exons ATGCACGGATACAGAGGTTGCTTGGAAACAGAGAGGACTGCTCTGTTGGAAATCAAGAGATTCTTTATTGCAGTCAGGGATACTGGATATAAAGACGAAATTCTAACTTCATGGGTTGATGATGAAATGTCTGATTGTTGTCGTTGGGAGCAAGTTAAATGCGTTAATGCCACCACACGACGGGTGAAGGAACTGTCACTCGATGGAATTACGCTGGGGGCGAATTCTGGATTTCTAAATTTGTCAATGTTTCTGCCTTTCCAAGAATTGGAGAGTCTTGACTTGTCTTACAACTCTTTTTATGGTGTCTATGAGAAAGAAG GAATATGTGagttgaaaaatctttttgagCTGAATTTTGGAGGAAATAAGTTTGAAGGTCATCTTCCTCAGTGTCTCAACAATCTTACCCACCTCAAAGTTCTTGATGTTTCTTCCAATAAGTTAAGTGGAATTTTACCTTCAGTAATTGCAAACCTCACATCCCTTGAATATTTGGCTCTTTACGACAACAGATTTAAAGGGCGCTTGTTTTCATTCTATTCATTAGCTAACCTCTCGAAATTTGAGGCCTTCCAACTATCGATGGAAACCGATTTGTTACAAGTCGAAATAGAAAACTGCCTCCCTACGTTTCAACTGAAAGTCCTCAGTTTACCCAACTGCAACTTAGGTGCCATTCCTAATTTTCTTCTACTccaatttaacttaaaataccTTGATCTCTCTCACAATAAGTTGGCTGGCAATTTCCCAACTTGGTTGTTGGAAAACAACACAAAATTGGAACTTTTGTACTTGGTTAACAACTCATTCTCAGGGTTTCAACTGACCAGTGCCCAACATGGTTTGCTTAGTCTAGATATTTCTAGTAACAGTTTCACTGGTGAGCTCCCGCAGAATATGGATATTGTCCTTCCGAAATTGGTCTATATGAATGTAtcaaaaaatagttttgaagGCAATATTCCTTCTTCTATTGGCAAGATGCAAGGGCTTCGTTTTCTGGACGTGTCTAATAACAATTTTGCAGGAGAATTATCCTAA
- the LOC127900576 gene encoding receptor-like protein 45, which produces MDLSHNRLNGSIPSCITNLLFWKVGNGDLYGLVERGRDFDLEDIYNYYNSTVPLSLDRSDTRTLDTQVVVNFMTKNRYESYKGVILEYMAGLDLSSNELTGDISSEIGDLRNIHGLNLSHNFLSGSIPESFSNLKMIESLDLSHNKLNGQIPQLTELHSLSKFDVSYNNLSCPIPDKEQFSTFDESSYRGNLNLCCPPINKSCTNLPELLETSSKGPEDESAVDMVALYWSFVASCVTVMLGLLAILWVNPYWRKLWFYFIEECIDLRYYWLFKYVIYW; this is translated from the coding sequence ATGGATCTCTCACACAACAGGCTTAATGGTTCAATACCTTCATGTATTActaatttgttgttttggaAGGTAGGAAATGGAGATTTGTATGGGTTAGTTGAGCGAGGTAGGGATTTTGATCTTGAAGACATCTATAATTACTATAATTCTACTGTTCCACTGTCGCTGGATAGAAGCGATACTAGAACGTTAGATACACAAGTAGTGGTGAATTTTATGACAAAGAACAGATATGAATCTTACAAGGGTGTCATTCTTGAATACATGGCAGGACTAGATTTGTCGAGCAACGAGTTAACAGGTGACATTTCATCAGAAATTGGTGACCTTCGAAATATTCATGGATTGAATTTATCTCATAATTTCTTGTCGGGTTCTATACCTGAGAGCTTTTCCAATCTGAAAATGATAGAGAGCCTAGACCTTTCCCACAACAAATTAAATGGTCAAATTCCTCAGTTGACTGAACTTCACAGTTTATCTAAATTCGATGTGTCATACAACAATTTGTCCTGCCCAATCCCAGACAAAGAGCAATTTTCCACATTTGATGAAAGCAGCTATAGAGGAAATCTCAATCTTTGCTGTCCACCAATTAACAAGAGCTGTACCAATCTCCCAGAGTTGCTAGAAACATCATCCAAAGGACCAGAAGACGAATCTGCGGTTGATATGGTGGCATTATATTGGAGTTTCGTTGCGTCCTGCGTCACAGTGATGTTGGGGTTACTCGCGATCCTCTGGGTAAACCCATATTGGCGCAAACTATggttttatttcattgaagaATGTATTGACTTACGTTACTATTGGCTTTTCAAATATGTAATCTATTGGTGA